The Candidatus Krumholzibacteriota bacterium genomic sequence CTTCACCGAGACGACGAACTCGCGCACGTTCGTCCCCTTCTCGAAGACGGCCGTCACCGCCCCCGCCTCGTCCTTCGCCTGAACGGCGAAGATGTGCGCTTCCCCCCGCGAGAGGATCTCGTCGTCGCCGATGATCGTCGTCCGTCCCGAATCCTCCGGGGCGCGGTAATAAACCCACGGTCCCCAGTATCTCTCGTAGCGCTCGGGGTTGCGGTTCATCCAGGTGACGACGGGGCAGCCGCCGCAGTAGAGCTCCTGCTCGAAATCGAGCTTCCGCATCACGAGGAAGCGGATTGAATCCGGATCCTGCGCGTTCGACGGGGAATCGATCGGGTCGCGCCCCTCCCACGCGAACGTGATGACCGTGCTGTAGCTCTGCCGCTGCTCCTTGCTGCCCGTCTGGAGTCTCGGATCGGTGATCGTCACGAAGGGAGCGAGCGTCCACGCCGTGAAGGAACGATGCACCGCATCGGACCGCTTCCCCTGGAGATCGACGGCCCGGAGGAAGAAGGTATGGGTGCGGTCGTAGCGGGTGTACAGGGAATCCTGCGGCCGCAGGGGATTGTAGGGACGCGGCGACTCGTCGGCCGCCACCCTGATGACGCTGTCGTACGAGGCCGTCCGGAACCACTTGTCGAGACCGGTCGTGTCCTCCGGATCGAATCCGTAGGGCCGTCCGTCCGCGATGACGAACTCGAAGTGGTCGATCTCGCCGTCCGGATCCCACCCTCCCCAGTAGAAATGCACCTGGTAGCCGGTCGTGTCCCCCTCGACCGGACCGCTCGAGAGCCAGACCTCGGGCGGCAGGTTCCCGGTCGCCTCCCCGACGAAAGCCTCGTCCGAGCAGTTGGCGGCGAGAGCCGCCGCGAGAATCAGGACAGGGATGACGAACCGCCGTACGCCGTGGCCGTGCCGCATGGTCATCGCTCCAGGTCGGGAACCGGGCATCTCCGCTTCCCGATCAATATACGACATCGGCGGGGGTTTGGGCAAATGCGGCAACGAGCTGGCGGGGTCGCGCGACGACGCGCCGGCGGGGCGGGAGAGCGCTGCCGCCCCCGCCCCGCCGCGCCGCCCGGGGCGAATCCCCGGGTGCGCCGGTCAGTCGCCGCTCTCGAGCTTCGCGGCGAGATGCGCGATCGCGTCCTTGTGGACCATGATCGTCAGCATCTTGAGCTTGATGTAGTCGTCGCGGTAGAAGTAGTAGCCCTCGAACTCGCCGTGCCGCGACGAGCGGGCCGAGTCCTTGATGAGGAACCAGTCGCGTCCGCCCACCCGCTTCCAGGCGAGCAGGTGGACGCCGTGGTCGTCCCCGGTGACGCCGCTTCGGATCCGGAACTCCCGGCTGTCCTGGTCGATGTAGTCCCCGGGGATGTCGAAGCTCGGCACGATCGCCGCGTCCTCGAAGCCGTAGTAGCCCGGCTCCGAGACGTCGCCCCCGATGCTCATCGTGTAGCCCTTCCGCGCCGCGCCCTTGATCACGTTCATGAACTCGTCGAGGGGAAGGTTCCAGTAGGTGTCGGTCGGCCGCCAGTTGTCCGGCACGTCGAAGCGCGCCTGCCGCCAGAAGGGGGCCGAGAGGGTCGACATGACGCCCACGTAGTCGCCGGGGACGATTCCGGTGACCTCGTGGAAGAAGCGCGCGGGGGTCCAGCTCTCCCCCTCCCACTCGAAGCTCTCCGGGGGCGCTCCGAGGTGCCGGTCGAGGATCGTCCGCACGTGCGCGACCGCCGTCTCCTCGTCCCAGTGGCCCTTATCGCGGATCATGTCGAGATAGTCGCGGATCTCGGCGTTCATCTCCGAGTGGTTGTGGCGGTCGGTGCCGACGAGGCCGGGGTATGCCGCGTGGGGCATGCAGCCGTATGTCTCCCAGATGATGAGGACGCCGTCGGACTCGGCGCCGCCGGCGAAGGGCTGGTGGCCGCGTTTCTCGATCCACCCGCGAACCTTCTCCACCGTCTCCCAGTAGACGGTGTGCATCTCGGAGAGCTTCACCTCGCGGCCGGTGAGCCGGTGGATCTCCGACTCGAGGAAGGAGGTGGCCGAAAAGCACCAGCAGGTGCTCGTGTAGTACTGGGCGACCGGCGGGAAATGGAAGGGGGCGTCGAAGACGTCCGGCGAAGCGGGCTTCTTCAGTTCCGAGAAATCGAAACGGATGACGGGCCGGTTCTCCCGCTTCTCCGTCTCGATTTCCGACCAGTACGCGTCGATCGAGTCGGTGACGGCCCCGCGCAGGGCGGCGAGGGAATCCATCTCCGCCTTCATCTCCTTGAGAACGGGGTCGCGGTAGGGCTTCTCGTAGCGGACGCGGTCGCGCTCGCCGGCGAGCGCCTCGAACGCCGGGAACGCTGCGACCATCGCCGCGAGGACCGCGGCGCACACGAATCGTCTCATCGTCTGTCTCCTTGCCGTTCGATGCGGTGAGAGAGCGGATCGCGTCCCCGCATCGGCGGGGACGGTTGCCGCGGCCGGAACCCGGAGGCCCCGGCCGCGGCGATTGTCGGCGCGCCGGCCCGTCAGGAGCGGTCGGGCCCCTCGGGGGCCTTCACCTCGCGGCGCGGGTGCGCCTTCAGTTCCTCGAGCAGGTACTCGACGGCCTTCTCGATCATCGGCTGACGGCCCGCCTGGATGAGCGTCGGGTCGTCGAAGACGTAGACGTCGGGATCGACCCCGACCGCCTCGACGTCCCACTCCCCCTCGGTGTTGACGAAGGCGAATCCCGGCACGGCGAGACCGCCGCCGTCGACGAACCCGGGCGAGAACCCGTAGCCGATCAGCCCGCCCCAGGTCGTCTCCCCCATGAGGGGCCCGAGTTCCGCCTTGCGGAAGTAGGTGGGGAAGGCGTCCCCGCCGGAGGAGGAGAGGCCGTTGATCAGCATCACCTTCGGCCCCTCGTTGACGAGGAAGGGCGTCGTCGCGAGCTCCTGGTGCCGCGCGGCCCAGTACTGGAAGACCTCGTGGGACATCACCTCGACCATGTCGTAGGGGGAGTGCCCCCCGCCGTTGTAGCGGTCGTCGATGATGAGGGCTTCCTTGTGCTGCAGCGGCTGGAAGAACTTGTAGAACTCGCGGAAGCCGTCGTAGTGGGTGTTCGGCACGTGGATGTAGCCGATCCGCCCGCCGGAGAGCTCGTCGACGATCCGGCGGTTCTCCTTCACCCACTCGGCGTAGAGGAGATCGAGCTCGGAGTCGATCGGCTGGACGGTGACCTCGCGCGCCCCCTCCATCGAGGGCTTTTCGCCGATCGTGAGCGCGACGTTGACACCCACCTTGTTCTCGAGCAGGGCGTAGGGGCTCGTCGCGTCGGTGAGCTCGTGCCCGTCGATCGCGAGGAGGTAGTCGCCCTCCGTCACGTTCAGCCCCGCTTCGACGAGCGGCGAGCGGGCGCGGCCGGGCCAGTTCTCGCCGGCGTAGATCCTGGCGATGCGCCAGCGCCCCTTGTGCGGCTCGAAGGAGCAGCCGAGAAGCCCCACCGGAACGCGTTCGACGCGCGGCTGGTCGCCGGAGAAGACGTAGGTGTGCCCGGCGTTCAGCTCGCCGATCAGCTCGCCGAGGAGGAAGTCGAGGTCGGCGCGGTGGGCCACGTGCGGCAGGAGCGCCGCGTAGCGGTCGTGCATCTCACGCCATTTCACGCGGTGCATGTCGGGATCGTAGAACCAGTCGCGCATGATCCGCCACGCGTCGGTGTAGATCTGCTTCCACTCGACGAGCGGATCGATACGGAGATCCATCCCGGCGAGGTCGAGCTTCCCCTCCCCCGGCTTCTGGCCGGGATTGAGATCGGCGATCCCCCACGAGCCGCCGCCCGTCCAGAGGAACTTCTTCGCCTTCGGCGCGACGACGTATCCCCGGACGTTCTTCATGATCTCCTCGGCCTTGCGCTTCCCGAGATCGAACATCATGAGATTGCCGTCGCCGTCGAGATAGAGGACGCCACCCTCGACCGCCGTGAGACCGCGGTAGCGGCCCGGCGGGATCGGCAGGGCGGCGACGCGCTCGGCGAACCCGTCGTCGATCGCGGTGATGACGGGCGCCTCATCACCGTCCGTCTTCTCGTCCTTCTTCTTGTCGTCGCCGTTCTTCTTCTCGTCGTCGGCCGGTTCCTCCTCGTCGCTTTGCGGCCCGAGCGGGGCCGGGGTCTCGCGGGAGAGGGTACCGACGTAGATGCGCGAGTCGAAGCGCCGCTCGGGGTAGTCGAAGTCGCGGCGGGAGACGAAGTAGACGTACTTCCCGTCGGTCGAGAAGACGGGATCCCAGTCGTCGGTGATCCCGCCGGTGAGGTGCACGCGCTCCTTCTTCTCGATCGACCAGGCCCAGATGTTGGTCATGCCGTTCTCGTCGTCCTTCACGTAGACGATCCAGGCCCCGTCGGCGGAGAAGGAGTGGCTCCGGACGGCCGAGTAGCGACACTCGTCCACCTTCGTCTTCGCGCCCCCCTCGACGTCGCGGAACCAGAGGCGGTTCTTCTTGTCCGTCCAGGCGATCCGCTTCGAATCGGGCGACCAGACGGGCGAGAGGATCCACGCGTCAGAGTTCGTCGTGAGTTGCCGGGGCTCGCCGGAGCCGTCCTGCGGGCGGATCCAGATCTCGTAGTCGCCTCCGGCTTCCGAGACGTAGGAAATATATTTCCCGTCGGGCGACCAGTCGGCGTACATCTCGCGCACCGCGGGGGTGTTGGAGACGTTCCGCACGGCCCCGTGCTCGGCGGGAACGGTGAAGAGCTCGCCGCGCGCCCCGAACGCCACGCGCTTCGCCGAGGGGGAGAGCCCGAAGCTCTCGATGTCGCCGGCGACGTTCTTGAAGACGGGGCGCAGGAAGGGCTTGTCGGAGCCGAGGTCGACGGCGATCCTCGTCGTCTCCCCCGTCGCCGTATCGTGCAGGAAGAGGTAGCCCCCCTTCTCGAAGACGATGCGGTCGCCGCCGCGGCTCGGCCAGAGGACGTCGTACTCGTCGAAGTTCGTGACCTGCGACGTCTCGCCCGAGACGATGTCGTACTTCCAGAGATTGAGGGTCTTCGTGCGGTCGGAGGTGTAGTAGATCGCGTCGCCGATCCAGAGCGGGAAGTTGTCGGTCCCCTCCCAGTCGGCGATCTTCTCGATCTCGTTCTTCTCGAGGTCGTAGATGAAGACGTCCTGGGCGCGCCCCGCCGTGTAGCGCTTCCACGTGCGGAACTCGCGCGACTTGATGCTGTAGGCGATCTTCTTCCCGTCGGGGCTGAGGCTCGCCGGTCCCCCCTCGGGGATCTGGAGCGGCTCCTCGAAGCCCGGCCTCGCCGGATCGACGAGGAAGTATTTCCCCACGCGGCGCCCGTAGGGCGTGAGGTTGTGGCGGACGAGGATCCTGCCGTCCGGCGTCCAGTCGTAGGGGATGTAGTCGTACCCGCCGCGCGGCGGCATCACGCCGACGTCCGGGTAGAAGGTGAGGCGCTTCGGCACGCCGCCCTCCCAGGGAACGACGTAGATCTGCCGCGTGCCGGCGTACTCGCCGGAGAAGGCGATCCACTTGCCGTCGGGAGAGATCTTCGGAAAGACCTCGAGCCCGTCCTGGAACGAGGTGACCCGCCTGGCCGTCCCCCCCGTCGCCGCCACGGCCCAGATGTCCCCCGCGTAGACGAAGGCGACGCGGTTCCCCATGATCGAGGGGTACCGGAGCAGCCGCGCCTCGCCCGAGAGGGCAGGTGCCGGAAGGGTGAGGGTGAGGGCCAGGAGGATTGACAGGGATGCCGCGAGGATGAGACGACGGTTCATCGGTCCTCCTTGGGTGGTGAGAAAACAGGCGCTCATGGTACCAGACCGTCCCCGCCGGGTAAAGGGCCTTTCGACGGCCGGGACCGCCAGCGGCGCCCATGGAAGGAGAACGGAAACCGGAGCGTTTTTGTTGCGGAATCCGGCCTACCAGAAGGGATAGATATCGTCGCGCGGCTCTCCGTCCCGCCGGCGCTTCCCCGCGCGATACCGCGCGATCAGGCCGACGACGGCGAGAAGAGCCAGGCCGATCAGGGCGTACGTCATGTTCCCGCGCCTTTCCGTTTCCCGCAGCCGGTTGTCTCGTTGCGAAACCGCCGGCTCGTGTGTTCTACTGCTCCCGGAGCGTCCATCGTCCCAGCGCGATCGATGATACCCGTTCCATACGGGGATTTCTCTCGTTTTTTCCCGCGCCGGGCCTGGCGCGGAACGCGGCATCCAGCCATGAACCGAAAGGCCATACGCATCCTCGTCCTGTCCGACTCGGCCCTGTCGAGCCTCGGCGGCGTCTTCGAAAACGCGCTGGATCTGTTCAAAACGCGCTGCGCGTACGATGTGCCCGTCACCTTCGACAACCCCTCCGTGGCGGGCATGACGGCGGCCGACGCGGCGGCCCATTACGGCGATCTCGCCGAAACGAGTCGATACGACGCGGTGATCGTCTGTCTCGCCAACTGCGACGCCTGCGGCTTCGGGCATCGCGGGCGGCGTGGGTTCCTCGGCGGTGGCGGGCCGCTCGCCCGGCTGCGCGACGCGCTCTACCGGAAACGCACGCCGCTGGCGCGCCGGAACCGTCCGTACGCATTCGCCGCGTACCCGCTTTGCGCCCGTCCCCCCGAACGGTGCGTCTCCCCCGACGACTACGCACGCTTCATCGCGGAGATCGTGCGCCGGGCCGCCGGGACGGGCACGGAGGCGATCCTCGTCGAGCCCGCCTCGAAACGGGATTTCCCGCCCTGCAACAACACCGGCAACGTCCTCTTCTACAAGGTGATGAACGTCCAGGACGACCAGCCGCTCCTGGCCGGCGAATCGGCATCCGCCCTGACCGGGGCCATCCGTCTCCAGGGAGCGGGCCGGCTCGACGAGGCCGAGGCCGCCTATAGCCGCGTGATCGACGGGGCGTCCGGCTCCGAGCAGTCGGTCATCGCCCAAAACAATATCGCCTCGATTTTCTTCGAGCGGGGCGATCCCGCCGCGGCGCGCGATGCGCTCGACGCCATCCCCGCCCGCGGCATCCCCCTCCCGCCCATGATCGAATTCAACCGGGCCGTCGCCTGCCGCGCCCTCGGCGAGACGGACCGGGCAAACGCCCTCTTCGCGGCGGCGCGCGAGGCGGACACGGGGACCTACCGCGTCACGGAGCGCTACCGCGAGGCGCTCGCCCGCATCGAACCGGGAGAGCGGGCGGCCGTGCACCGTATCGGCATGGCGCGGCTCCTCTCCGACGACGACTTCGTCGACTACTGCCACCCCACGGCGGCGGCGCACGGGAAGCTCTTCGAGGCCCTGCGCGAGGCGGTCGAGCGCAGCCTGCGCCTTCGCCCCGGCACGGAGCGGCCGACGATCCGCTACCTGCCCCTCAATCCCGACCGGTACGCGGGCCACACCGCGCCGTTCTGGGAGCATGTCGGCATCGTGACGACCGCGGACGCCGCCGACGCCGCCGGCCTTTCGGCCGAGGCGGAGAGGACGCCGTACGGAGAGATCCTCGAACGCTCCTCGCCGACAGGACACGATCGCGAGGCGGGACATCTGCGCATCCTCCGCCACCCCCTCTTCGGCGATCCGGCCGTTTTGCGCCTCTCGCCGCCCGGCGCTCCCGCCGACGGGGGACGGCTGCCGGAACTCTACGCCCTGCGCCACATGATCCCCCTCTACCGGCGTCTTCCGA encodes the following:
- a CDS encoding peptidase C1 gives rise to the protein MRRFVCAAVLAAMVAAFPAFEALAGERDRVRYEKPYRDPVLKEMKAEMDSLAALRGAVTDSIDAYWSEIETEKRENRPVIRFDFSELKKPASPDVFDAPFHFPPVAQYYTSTCWCFSATSFLESEIHRLTGREVKLSEMHTVYWETVEKVRGWIEKRGHQPFAGGAESDGVLIIWETYGCMPHAAYPGLVGTDRHNHSEMNAEIRDYLDMIRDKGHWDEETAVAHVRTILDRHLGAPPESFEWEGESWTPARFFHEVTGIVPGDYVGVMSTLSAPFWRQARFDVPDNWRPTDTYWNLPLDEFMNVIKGAARKGYTMSIGGDVSEPGYYGFEDAAIVPSFDIPGDYIDQDSREFRIRSGVTGDDHGVHLLAWKRVGGRDWFLIKDSARSSRHGEFEGYYFYRDDYIKLKMLTIMVHKDAIAHLAAKLESGD
- a CDS encoding PD40 domain-containing protein; amino-acid sequence: MNRRLILAASLSILLALTLTLPAPALSGEARLLRYPSIMGNRVAFVYAGDIWAVAATGGTARRVTSFQDGLEVFPKISPDGKWIAFSGEYAGTRQIYVVPWEGGVPKRLTFYPDVGVMPPRGGYDYIPYDWTPDGRILVRHNLTPYGRRVGKYFLVDPARPGFEEPLQIPEGGPASLSPDGKKIAYSIKSREFRTWKRYTAGRAQDVFIYDLEKNEIEKIADWEGTDNFPLWIGDAIYYTSDRTKTLNLWKYDIVSGETSQVTNFDEYDVLWPSRGGDRIVFEKGGYLFLHDTATGETTRIAVDLGSDKPFLRPVFKNVAGDIESFGLSPSAKRVAFGARGELFTVPAEHGAVRNVSNTPAVREMYADWSPDGKYISYVSEAGGDYEIWIRPQDGSGEPRQLTTNSDAWILSPVWSPDSKRIAWTDKKNRLWFRDVEGGAKTKVDECRYSAVRSHSFSADGAWIVYVKDDENGMTNIWAWSIEKKERVHLTGGITDDWDPVFSTDGKYVYFVSRRDFDYPERRFDSRIYVGTLSRETPAPLGPQSDEEEPADDEKKNGDDKKKDEKTDGDEAPVITAIDDGFAERVAALPIPPGRYRGLTAVEGGVLYLDGDGNLMMFDLGKRKAEEIMKNVRGYVVAPKAKKFLWTGGGSWGIADLNPGQKPGEGKLDLAGMDLRIDPLVEWKQIYTDAWRIMRDWFYDPDMHRVKWREMHDRYAALLPHVAHRADLDFLLGELIGELNAGHTYVFSGDQPRVERVPVGLLGCSFEPHKGRWRIARIYAGENWPGRARSPLVEAGLNVTEGDYLLAIDGHELTDATSPYALLENKVGVNVALTIGEKPSMEGAREVTVQPIDSELDLLYAEWVKENRRIVDELSGGRIGYIHVPNTHYDGFREFYKFFQPLQHKEALIIDDRYNGGGHSPYDMVEVMSHEVFQYWAARHQELATTPFLVNEGPKVMLINGLSSSGGDAFPTYFRKAELGPLMGETTWGGLIGYGFSPGFVDGGGLAVPGFAFVNTEGEWDVEAVGVDPDVYVFDDPTLIQAGRQPMIEKAVEYLLEELKAHPRREVKAPEGPDRS
- a CDS encoding tetratricopeptide repeat protein; the encoded protein is MNRKAIRILVLSDSALSSLGGVFENALDLFKTRCAYDVPVTFDNPSVAGMTAADAAAHYGDLAETSRYDAVIVCLANCDACGFGHRGRRGFLGGGGPLARLRDALYRKRTPLARRNRPYAFAAYPLCARPPERCVSPDDYARFIAEIVRRAAGTGTEAILVEPASKRDFPPCNNTGNVLFYKVMNVQDDQPLLAGESASALTGAIRLQGAGRLDEAEAAYSRVIDGASGSEQSVIAQNNIASIFFERGDPAAARDALDAIPARGIPLPPMIEFNRAVACRALGETDRANALFAAAREADTGTYRVTERYREALARIEPGERAAVHRIGMARLLSDDDFVDYCHPTAAAHGKLFEALREAVERSLRLRPGTERPTIRYLPLNPDRYAGHTAPFWEHVGIVTTADAADAAGLSAEAERTPYGEILERSSPTGHDREAGHLRILRHPLFGDPAVLRLSPPGAPADGGRLPELYALRHMIPLYRRLPNDTRLAGLLGATRLLLPAHERLDAWWPTLGDRAPVPPAGTLAAIFDGLDTGRVLERTALRLRRTTALEPVAFDRYRTITYWFFRESLLFGSASHWSIYTDRCSLREIVDACLFVLAHERDDTDASRGFARILRGVEALLDIQRRFLESAAHRLYAVPADWLDRYRSAVGELAASFDPAGPGPT